One Anthonomus grandis grandis chromosome 15, icAntGran1.3, whole genome shotgun sequence DNA segment encodes these proteins:
- the LOC126745238 gene encoding carboxypeptidase M isoform X1, with the protein MTSVIRHAVTFLLIPFLIINAAPDGSQYNLNNQFKVGASIGFPDVYKNNVTVEERTIDGFGEEPIIKHKYHHYDELTSVLRKMNARYPSLTALYSIGTSVRGKDLWVMVVSASPYEHMLGKPDVKYIGNIHGNEVVSRELLLQLIEYLVTHYKTDNYIKWLLDNTRIHIMPSMNPDGFEVSKEGKCDGAVGRYNSQGVDLNRNFPDYFKQNNRNRVQPETEAVKEWIKKIQFVLSGSLHGGALVASYPFDNTPNSRVCQSTALCSMLSSYTHTPSLTPDDDVFKHLALTYSTNHAKMSKGVKCQTSQTEFRRGITNGAEWYPLTGGMQDYNYVWYGCMEVTLEVSCCKYPPAFELPKYWEDNKVALIKYLAEAHRGVQGFVYNEAGNPVEKASLKIKSRDVGFQTTKFGEFWRILLPGVYKMEVYADGFVPREVEFMVVDQHPTLLNVTLIAAKRKDGYNSNFNRPNIPNYHPHRSPYIPPQPNYQLQQPHQSQGGIFSSITNGLSNMLNIFG; encoded by the exons atgacATCTGTGATACGACATGCCGTCACCTTCCTGTTAATACCGTTTCTAATAATTAATGCAGCACCAGATGGAAGTCAGTACAATTTGAATAATCAGTTTAAGGTTGGGGCTTCCATAGGATTTCCTGATGTTTATAAGAATAATGTTACTGTTGAGGAAAGGACAATT GATGGATTTGGAGAGGAGCCAATAATTAAACACAAATACCATCACTATGACGAACTAACGAGTGTGCTAAGAAAAATGAATGCGAGATATCCTTCATTAACCGCCTTATATTCCATAGGAACTTCTGTCAGAg GTAAAGACTTGTGGGTCATGGTAGTCTCTGCTTCACCGTATGAACATATGCTTGGCAAACCAGATGTTAAATATATTGGAAATATTCATGGTAACGAAGTAGTCAGCCGCGAGTTGCTGTTGCAACTTATTGAG TATTTGGTAACGCATTACAAAActgataattatataaaatggtTATTGGACAACACAAGGATTCATATAATGCCGTCAATGAATCCAGATGGATTTGAGGTATCTAAGGAGGGAAAATGTGATGGAGCAGTTGGAAG ATATAACTCCCAAGGCGTCGACCTTAACCGAAACTTTCCggattattttaaacaaaataatcgaAATCGCGTTCAACCAGAGACAGAGGCTGTAAAAGAGTGGATTAAGAAAATCCAGTTCGTTTTATCTGGTAGCTTGCACGGTGGCGCCCTAGTAGCCAGTTATCCCTTCGATAACACCCCGAACTCAC GAGTCTGTCAGTCCACTGCTCTTTGCTCTA tgttatcaTCATATACTCATACACCTTCGTTGACACCGGATGATGACGTATTTAAGCATTTGGCACTAACTTACTCGACCAATCATGCTAAAATGAGTAAAGGAGTCAAATGTCAAACCTCACAAACCGAATTTAGAAGA ggtATTACAAATGGAGCAGAATGGTATCCCCTTACTGGCGGTATGCAAGATTATAACTACGTTTGGTATGGTTGTATGGAGGTCACCTTGGAGGTGTCCTGCTGCAAATATCCACCCGCATTTGAACTACCTAAATACTGGGAAGATAACAAAGTA gcactaataaaatatttggcaGAAGCACACAGAGGCGTTCAAGGTTTTGTATATAACGAAGCAGGAAATCCGGTAGAAAAAGCTtcattgaaaattaaatcgcGGGATGTCGGATTTCAAACCACGAAGTTTGGAGAGTTTTGGAGGATTTTGCTGCCTGGGGTATACAAAATGGAG GTTTATGCGGACGGCTTTGTACCAAGGGAGGTTGAATTTATGGTGGTAGATCAGCACCCCACTCTACTCAACGTTACCCTAATTGCTGCTaag cGCAAAGATGGGTACAATAGCAACTTTAATCGACCCAATATTCCAAATTACCACCCGCATAGGAGCCCTTATATTCCGCCACAGCCCAACTACCAATTGCAACAGCCACATCAGAGTCAAGGTGGGATTTTTTCTTCAATTACCAATGGGCTGTCAAACATGCTTAACATATttggttaa
- the LOC126745238 gene encoding carboxypeptidase M isoform X3 produces MTSVIRHAVTFLLIPFLIINAAPDGSQYNLNNQFKVGASIGFPDVYKNNVTVEERTIDGFGEEPIIKHKYHHYDELTSVLRKMNARYPSLTALYSIGTSVRGKDLWVMVVSASPYEHMLGKPDVKYIGNIHGNEVVSRELLLQLIEYLVTHYKTDNYIKWLLDNTRIHIMPSMNPDGFEVSKEGKCDGAVGRYNSQGVDLNRNFPDYFKQNNRNRVQPETEAVKEWIKKIQFVLSGSLHGGALVASYPFDNTPNSRVCQSTALCSMLSSYTHTPSLTPDDDVFKHLALTYSTNHAKMSKGVKCQTSQTEFRRGITNGAEWYPLTGGMQDYNYVWYGCMEVTLEVSCCKYPPAFELPKYWEDNKVALIKYLAEAHRGVQGFVYNEAGNPVEKASLKIKSRDVGFQTTKFGEFWRILLPGVYKMEVYADGFVPREVEFMVVDQHPTLLNVTLIAAKSWQRFNKPVTDPPKTPLQLDGMPPSKDAIFFPKS; encoded by the exons atgacATCTGTGATACGACATGCCGTCACCTTCCTGTTAATACCGTTTCTAATAATTAATGCAGCACCAGATGGAAGTCAGTACAATTTGAATAATCAGTTTAAGGTTGGGGCTTCCATAGGATTTCCTGATGTTTATAAGAATAATGTTACTGTTGAGGAAAGGACAATT GATGGATTTGGAGAGGAGCCAATAATTAAACACAAATACCATCACTATGACGAACTAACGAGTGTGCTAAGAAAAATGAATGCGAGATATCCTTCATTAACCGCCTTATATTCCATAGGAACTTCTGTCAGAg GTAAAGACTTGTGGGTCATGGTAGTCTCTGCTTCACCGTATGAACATATGCTTGGCAAACCAGATGTTAAATATATTGGAAATATTCATGGTAACGAAGTAGTCAGCCGCGAGTTGCTGTTGCAACTTATTGAG TATTTGGTAACGCATTACAAAActgataattatataaaatggtTATTGGACAACACAAGGATTCATATAATGCCGTCAATGAATCCAGATGGATTTGAGGTATCTAAGGAGGGAAAATGTGATGGAGCAGTTGGAAG ATATAACTCCCAAGGCGTCGACCTTAACCGAAACTTTCCggattattttaaacaaaataatcgaAATCGCGTTCAACCAGAGACAGAGGCTGTAAAAGAGTGGATTAAGAAAATCCAGTTCGTTTTATCTGGTAGCTTGCACGGTGGCGCCCTAGTAGCCAGTTATCCCTTCGATAACACCCCGAACTCAC GAGTCTGTCAGTCCACTGCTCTTTGCTCTA tgttatcaTCATATACTCATACACCTTCGTTGACACCGGATGATGACGTATTTAAGCATTTGGCACTAACTTACTCGACCAATCATGCTAAAATGAGTAAAGGAGTCAAATGTCAAACCTCACAAACCGAATTTAGAAGA ggtATTACAAATGGAGCAGAATGGTATCCCCTTACTGGCGGTATGCAAGATTATAACTACGTTTGGTATGGTTGTATGGAGGTCACCTTGGAGGTGTCCTGCTGCAAATATCCACCCGCATTTGAACTACCTAAATACTGGGAAGATAACAAAGTA gcactaataaaatatttggcaGAAGCACACAGAGGCGTTCAAGGTTTTGTATATAACGAAGCAGGAAATCCGGTAGAAAAAGCTtcattgaaaattaaatcgcGGGATGTCGGATTTCAAACCACGAAGTTTGGAGAGTTTTGGAGGATTTTGCTGCCTGGGGTATACAAAATGGAG GTTTATGCGGACGGCTTTGTACCAAGGGAGGTTGAATTTATGGTGGTAGATCAGCACCCCACTCTACTCAACGTTACCCTAATTGCTGCTaag agttggCAGCGCTTCAATAAGCCAGTGACAGATCCTCCAAAGACTCCTTTACAACTAGACGGCATGCCACCTAGCAAAGATGCAATTTTTTTCCCTAAATCTTAA
- the LOC126745238 gene encoding carboxypeptidase M isoform X2 — MTSVIRHAVTFLLIPFLIINAAPDGSQYNLNNQFKVGASIGFPDVYKNNVTVEERTIDGFGEEPIIKHKYHHYDELTSVLRKMNARYPSLTALYSIGTSVRGKDLWVMVVSASPYEHMLGKPDVKYIGNIHGNEVVSRELLLQLIEYLVTHYKTDNYIKWLLDNTRIHIMPSMNPDGFEVSKEGKCDGAVGRYNSQGVDLNRNFPDYFKQNNRNRVQPETEAVKEWIKKIQFVLSGSLHGGALVASYPFDNTPNSLLSSYTHTPSLTPDDDVFKHLALTYSTNHAKMSKGVKCQTSQTEFRRGITNGAEWYPLTGGMQDYNYVWYGCMEVTLEVSCCKYPPAFELPKYWEDNKVALIKYLAEAHRGVQGFVYNEAGNPVEKASLKIKSRDVGFQTTKFGEFWRILLPGVYKMEVYADGFVPREVEFMVVDQHPTLLNVTLIAAKRKDGYNSNFNRPNIPNYHPHRSPYIPPQPNYQLQQPHQSQGGIFSSITNGLSNMLNIFG; from the exons atgacATCTGTGATACGACATGCCGTCACCTTCCTGTTAATACCGTTTCTAATAATTAATGCAGCACCAGATGGAAGTCAGTACAATTTGAATAATCAGTTTAAGGTTGGGGCTTCCATAGGATTTCCTGATGTTTATAAGAATAATGTTACTGTTGAGGAAAGGACAATT GATGGATTTGGAGAGGAGCCAATAATTAAACACAAATACCATCACTATGACGAACTAACGAGTGTGCTAAGAAAAATGAATGCGAGATATCCTTCATTAACCGCCTTATATTCCATAGGAACTTCTGTCAGAg GTAAAGACTTGTGGGTCATGGTAGTCTCTGCTTCACCGTATGAACATATGCTTGGCAAACCAGATGTTAAATATATTGGAAATATTCATGGTAACGAAGTAGTCAGCCGCGAGTTGCTGTTGCAACTTATTGAG TATTTGGTAACGCATTACAAAActgataattatataaaatggtTATTGGACAACACAAGGATTCATATAATGCCGTCAATGAATCCAGATGGATTTGAGGTATCTAAGGAGGGAAAATGTGATGGAGCAGTTGGAAG ATATAACTCCCAAGGCGTCGACCTTAACCGAAACTTTCCggattattttaaacaaaataatcgaAATCGCGTTCAACCAGAGACAGAGGCTGTAAAAGAGTGGATTAAGAAAATCCAGTTCGTTTTATCTGGTAGCTTGCACGGTGGCGCCCTAGTAGCCAGTTATCCCTTCGATAACACCCCGAACTCAC tgttatcaTCATATACTCATACACCTTCGTTGACACCGGATGATGACGTATTTAAGCATTTGGCACTAACTTACTCGACCAATCATGCTAAAATGAGTAAAGGAGTCAAATGTCAAACCTCACAAACCGAATTTAGAAGA ggtATTACAAATGGAGCAGAATGGTATCCCCTTACTGGCGGTATGCAAGATTATAACTACGTTTGGTATGGTTGTATGGAGGTCACCTTGGAGGTGTCCTGCTGCAAATATCCACCCGCATTTGAACTACCTAAATACTGGGAAGATAACAAAGTA gcactaataaaatatttggcaGAAGCACACAGAGGCGTTCAAGGTTTTGTATATAACGAAGCAGGAAATCCGGTAGAAAAAGCTtcattgaaaattaaatcgcGGGATGTCGGATTTCAAACCACGAAGTTTGGAGAGTTTTGGAGGATTTTGCTGCCTGGGGTATACAAAATGGAG GTTTATGCGGACGGCTTTGTACCAAGGGAGGTTGAATTTATGGTGGTAGATCAGCACCCCACTCTACTCAACGTTACCCTAATTGCTGCTaag cGCAAAGATGGGTACAATAGCAACTTTAATCGACCCAATATTCCAAATTACCACCCGCATAGGAGCCCTTATATTCCGCCACAGCCCAACTACCAATTGCAACAGCCACATCAGAGTCAAGGTGGGATTTTTTCTTCAATTACCAATGGGCTGTCAAACATGCTTAACATATttggttaa